A stretch of DNA from Leptospira barantonii:
CCTTTTGATATTTGAAGAGGGGCCAGAGTTTCAGATAACTTTCTTCTCGGTCCCATTGAACGTATTTTCGTTTCGAGTTAAAGTAAAACGGAATGAGAAACGTATCGTCCGACTTGATATGAAACGTATCCGTCTGTAAATGAAAGTAGAACGGCGTTACGAACGTGGTTTGTTTGGATGCGAATCTGTAATGACCGTAAAATGGAAAGAATATCAGCTTTCCGTAATCCTCATCCTGATTGACCCCGTATTGAAACAAAAAGAACAACGCGTTGAAATCCTTCTCCCCGGTTCGTTTGTCGTATCCATAACCGATAAACGATCCGAGAAGTGGAATGATCAAAAATCCTCTTGCCTTCATGTTGCCCGTTTCCGAATCCTTAAACCCGAAAAATGGGAAGAATATTTTGTAACGAACCGGTTCTCGTTTGTCCTGAAAGATTTTTCCCCATTGAAAGATGGGCCAAAGGATAGAATAACGTTCGTATTTTCCCCGATGAACCTTCTTAGAATACAAAGGGAACAACCTGAATTCTTCCCTGGTTTCGGAAGACGCGGTTAAGAAGATAGGCCATAAGACCGCGGTTGCGTCGTAGTCCTTGTATTTCCAATTTGTATAAAGCGGAAACAAAACGAAGTTCAGTTCCGAATAGCCGATTTTGTTGCGCAGTCTTCCGGCAAACGGAAAAAAGCCGAAGTATTTTTCACGCGCCGTGTCACCCCAACCCCAAAACAACAAGGGAGTTAGAACGTCCGTATCCTCGCCCACGTCCTCGTGAAGCGTGGAGGTTCCGGTAAAGAAGAATAGAAAGGTCCAAACCTTCCAGTATTTCGTTTCTTCGCTGTAGTAGATCGGATAAAGAACGGTTTGAAATCGATACGCGGATTTTTCTTCCCTATAACTCGAGTAGAAGGGACGAAAGATTACTTCGGATTCGCCGGCTCGGATTTCCTTCTGGTACAGAACCCAGAATTGATCATACTTCGATTTGAATTCTCCCACGGGTTTGGAAGGGTATTCCGAAAAGATGTTTTCAGAGGAGAAGAGTAGAATTACGATGCAAAAGATTCTAAACTTCAAACCGAAGTTTATACCGAACCCATTCTTTTTGGAGAATTTCTTTTGGCTAAGATCGCAGTCTTTTTTGGTGGCAGTTCTACGGAACACAGTATCTCGATTCGAACCGGATGTTTTATTTGTAAGACTTTGCATGCGATGGGGCATTCGGTCAAACCCATTCTCTTGACCAAGGATGGAGGCTGGGTGGTTCCTTTAGAATATCGGATGTTGATACCGTTTGAGTCAGTGAATTCTCCGGATTTGTTTCGGGAAGAATTTCAAAAAATGAACGGTGTTTCCAAAACCGATTCCGTCACACATCTCGACGCGGACATCGTATTTCTCGGTCTTCACGGAGGCAAGGGAGAAGACGGAACGGTCCAAGGTTTTTTGGGAGTTCTTGGAATTCCATACACGGGCTCCGGTGTTACGGCATCGGCGATCGCTATGGACAAAACCAGGGCCAATCAGATTTTTTTACAATCCGGTCAAAAGGTGGCTCCGTTCTTCGAGATCAGCAAGTTGGAATTTACGAATTCTCCCGAGGCCGCGGTGAAGAAACTGATCGGTTTGGGATTTCCGCAATTTTTAAAACCTGTGGAAGGCGGTTCCAGCGTTTCCACGCATAAGATTTCAAACAAGGAACAACTCGCAGAACAACTCGTGCTGATGTTCGAAACCGATTCCAAGATTATGAGCCAATCCTTTCTCGCGGGCGTCGAGGTTTCCTGCGGAGTTTTGGAGCGTTATAGAAACGGATTGTTCCAAAGAATCGCGTTACCCGCAACCGAGATCGTTCCCGGTGGAGAATTTTTCGACTTCGAATCCAAATACAAACAAGGCGGCTCCAGCGAAATCACTCCCGCGAGAATTTCGGAAGCGGAGATGAAAAAAGTTCAGGAACTCGCGATCTCGGCGCACGAATCGTTGGGTTGTAGGGGTTATTCCAGAACCGATTTTATCATCGTAAACGGCGAGCCACATATTTTGGAAACAAACACGTTGCCCGGAATGACGGAGACGAGTTTGATTCCACAGCAGGCAAAGGCGGCCGGAATTTCCATGGAAGAAGTGTTTGCCGATCTGATCGAGATTGGGCTTAAAAGTTCACTTCACTGAAATGGGCTTGGGCTCGGTCTATGATTTTTTGGGTTTGCGGTTTTTGTTGCCTTGGATTTTTGTTTTATGGCATATATTTTGAATAATTATAATATTAGAATATAAAAATAATAGAATAATATTATATTCAAGTATTATAATTAATTTTTAAGATATCACAAAAAGCGCAAGCTTGGAGAAAAAGTTTGGAAAAATTCTCACCCTGGACTTGTCTCTGAAATACGCCTTGTCTTCGATCTTGAATTTTTGGATCTCGCAAAATTCGACGAAATCGAGCACCGAAAGAAAGTGAAGGTTCGGAGTGTTGAACCAACGATACGGAAGTAGATCCGTAACGGGCGTTTTTCCGGTCGTCAAGATTGTCCAACGAACGTTCCAATGGCCGAAATTCGGAAACGCAACGATGACCTTCTTGCCGATTCGTAAGGATTCTTTTAAAATTTCGCCGGGATTTCTCGTTTCCTGGATCGTCTGGTTTAGAATGACGAAATCAAACCGTTTGTCTTGATGGTGCTCCAAACCCTCGTCGATGTCTCCGTGATGAACGTAAACTCCGCGTTGAATACATTCCACGATACAATCCTCGTCTTTTTCGATTCCCTGACCGCGAATCCCTTTCTCTTTTAAAAGATAGAGTAACGTTCCGTTTCCACATCCCAAATCCAAAACCCTCGAACCCGAAGGAATCAAATTGAGAATGTATGCGAAGTCAGGTCTTTCTTTCAGAGCAAGATCGATGGATGTCTTTTTTTCAAGAGGGGTCATAACGTTCGTTCAATTCTCGGTTGGGTTCTCTGTTCGGTTTAGTTCGGGTTTTCCAAAAACCCTTTTAGGATTTCGATCTGTTTCGGATTCTTCAGCAAAAAGGAATCGTGACCTTCTACGGATTGAAGTTCCAAATAAAACACTCGTTTGTCTGCGGCTTCCAAAGACTTTACGATCTCTCTCGATTGAGCAGGCGGATACAACCAATCCGAACTATAAGATACGACTAAAAATCTGCAAGTCGCGTTGGAAAGCGCCGCCGTCAATTCCTTGCCCTTGCCTAGGCTATAATGATCGAGCGCCTTGGTCACATAGATGTATGAGTTCGCATCAAAGCGATCCACAAAACTTTCGCCTTGGTAGATCAGATAACTCCCGACGGCAAAGTCCGTCGTAAGAATGTTTCCGCGAGGAGGGTTCCTGCCGAATTTCTCTCTCATCTTGTCGTCGGAAAGATACGTGATATGGCCGACCATTCTCGCCAAAGCTAAACCCTTGCGGGGAGAATTTTCATCGTAAAGACCGTTGTTCCAATTCGGATCGGAAAGAATCGCCTGTCTTCCGACTTCGTTGAACGCAATTTGCATCGCGGAATGTTCGGCGGTGGAAGCCATGATGATACAATTCGACAATGAATC
This window harbors:
- a CDS encoding D-alanine--D-alanine ligase, translating into MAKIAVFFGGSSTEHSISIRTGCFICKTLHAMGHSVKPILLTKDGGWVVPLEYRMLIPFESVNSPDLFREEFQKMNGVSKTDSVTHLDADIVFLGLHGGKGEDGTVQGFLGVLGIPYTGSGVTASAIAMDKTRANQIFLQSGQKVAPFFEISKLEFTNSPEAAVKKLIGLGFPQFLKPVEGGSSVSTHKISNKEQLAEQLVLMFETDSKIMSQSFLAGVEVSCGVLERYRNGLFQRIALPATEIVPGGEFFDFESKYKQGGSSEITPARISEAEMKKVQELAISAHESLGCRGYSRTDFIIVNGEPHILETNTLPGMTETSLIPQQAKAAGISMEEVFADLIEIGLKSSLH
- the metW gene encoding methionine biosynthesis protein MetW encodes the protein MTPLEKKTSIDLALKERPDFAYILNLIPSGSRVLDLGCGNGTLLYLLKEKGIRGQGIEKDEDCIVECIQRGVYVHHGDIDEGLEHHQDKRFDFVILNQTIQETRNPGEILKESLRIGKKVIVAFPNFGHWNVRWTILTTGKTPVTDLLPYRWFNTPNLHFLSVLDFVEFCEIQKFKIEDKAYFRDKSRVRIFPNFFSKLALFVIS
- the metX gene encoding homoserine O-acetyltransferase MetX translates to MNESGSIGIIETKFAEFKELPLDNGSVLSPVVLAYETYGTLSPSKNNAILVCHALSGDAHAAGYNSESDKKPGWWDDYIGPGKSFDTNQYFIISSNVIGGCKGSSGPLSAHPETGTPYGSRFPFVSIQDMVRAQKLLVESLGIEKLFCVAGGSMGGMQALEWSIAYPDSLSNCIIMASTAEHSAMQIAFNEVGRQAILSDPNWNNGLYDENSPRKGLALARMVGHITYLSDDKMREKFGRNPPRGNILTTDFAVGSYLIYQGESFVDRFDANSYIYVTKALDHYSLGKGKELTAALSNATCRFLVVSYSSDWLYPPAQSREIVKSLEAADKRVFYLELQSVEGHDSFLLKNPKQIEILKGFLENPN